AAGATTAATTTCTCCAGCATTAGATATTTTGTCGGTACTTATACTATTCACCAAAGTCAACCATGAAGAATCATTTTCTTTCCGATATTCAATTTTAAAGTGATCAATATTATCTTTTATTCTTTGAATATTTAAATTATTAACTGTAAAATCAATATTTAAATTATTGTTAGACTTCCTGACATAATTTAAATTAAACGGCAAAAAATAAAACAAACTTGTAGTATCAGCATTAAAACTGCTTGCCACCAGGTCAAGAGTAAAGTTGTTGCTGCTTCCACCATTGATTCTTGGATCAAAGTCGTTAACAAAATCATACAATGTCGTAGTTGCATTGATACTTCTTCCTCCAAAAAGATTGCTTACATTTCCCAGCCCAGATCCGTTCACATCTGCCTTAATCCACTGCATTGCATAGCGACCATTCTCTCCCAATTGCACATTTCCTTTCAATTCCAGTCTTCCATTTCCAATGTCAGTAAAAGGTGTATTTATGTTCATCTGGGGTGTTCCAATTACATTATTAAAAATCAGCACGCGTGCATTAATAGGATCACCTACAAAAAGTTGATTGTTATATACTAAAATTCCTCTTGGTTTATTAAAACCGTATGCAGAAGTAGCTTCCCCTTCATTTGCAGAATTGGAAGTAAAACTTGGTTGGCCAAGAACTAAATCAGCTACACCTCCATTTGTTATTGGAACTGAATTAAAAACAACAATTCTATTGTTAGACTCTTCAGTCACAAAAAGTCTATTATTATCTATATACGCTTGCAGAGGAGCACTAAATTCTGAAGCGCTTGTACCAGAAGATGTAGTTGTAAAATCAGGTTGACCAATCACATAATCAGCTGGCTGATTGTTTTGTGTTGGAAAAGTATTCCAAACCAAAATTCTATTATAATCATGGTCAACAACAAAAAGTTTTCCATTATAAACAAGAATCCCCTCCGGAATGGCAAAATTACTTGCATTAGCACTTGATCCAGTACAATCAGCCAGCCCACCGCTATGCCCTAGTTCTATATCAGCTGGCGTCCCGTTCACTGTTGGTATTGAATTCCAAATCAAAATTCGGCTATGGTTACGGTCGGCAACTAAAAGCTTATTCCCATACACATACACATAATCAGCAATATACATCGTTGAAGCATTGCATGTAGTTGCTGTCGAAGTAAAATCTGCCTGACCAACCACAACATCCGCTGCCTGAAAGTTGTGAGTCGGAAATGTATTCCAAATTAAAACTCGATTATTGCTCTGATCCGCTACAAACAATTGAGTTCCAGTGGAATAAACATTTCCCACATTCACTAAAGTATTTGGGCCGGGTGTATCACAAGCGCAAGCGTTTTTCGAATTACTATTAAAATCAGGTTGACCCAAAACCAAATCCGCCGGAGCGCCATTTGTCGTAGGCATTTTATTCCAAATCAATACTCGTCCATTGCTAAAATCAGAAATTATCAACCTTCCTAAAGGATCTACAAAAATTCCAACTAAACCAGTATTTGTCGGATGTGTCGTATTATCAAAAAATTTATTTGGGCCAAGCCCGCCAGCACTATCTGTAAAATTTGTCTG
The Patescibacteria group bacterium genome window above contains:
- a CDS encoding fibronectin type III domain-containing protein; this encodes MRQSILVVLLIVSSLILLSVRTVKAYYSNMPASMVLGQTNFTDSAGGLGPNKFFDNTTHPTNTGLVGIFVDPLGRLIISDFSNGRVLIWNKMPTTNGAPADLVLGQPDFNSNSKNACACDTPGPNTLVNVGNVYSTGTQLFVADQSNNRVLIWNTFPTHNFQAADVVVGQADFTSTATTCNASTMYIADYVYVYGNKLLVADRNHSRILIWNSIPTVNGTPADIELGHSGGLADCTGSSANASNFAIPEGILVYNGKLFVVDHDYNRILVWNTFPTQNNQPADYVIGQPDFTTTSSGTSASEFSAPLQAYIDNNRLFVTEESNNRIVVFNSVPITNGGVADLVLGQPSFTSNSANEGEATSAYGFNKPRGILVYNNQLFVGDPINARVLIFNNVIGTPQMNINTPFTDIGNGRLELKGNVQLGENGRYAMQWIKADVNGSGLGNVSNLFGGRSINATTTLYDFVNDFDPRINGGSSNNFTLDLVASSFNADTTSLFYFLPFNLNYVRKSNNNLNIDFTVNNLNIQRIKDNIDHFKIEYRKENDSSWLTLVNSISTDKISNAGEINLVTLNVLKIGTKYNVKVVAVSKNSNWEQSSNVLSYFFNVPNQKKNIIVKSALSTSVTSTPLPTLVVDTPMPVLPVPTVSPQAKTCFLFWCW